One genomic region from Spirosoma sp. KCTC 42546 encodes:
- a CDS encoding acetate/propionate family kinase gives MIEGNERVLTINGGSSSIKFAVYDAGESPKRGLYGHIDRIGLPDTKLTFTDSTADQPSTCLVKATNHASAVNFLINWLEKQAVFSSIKAVGHRIVHGMEHQEPERITPSLLDELHRISAYDPDHLPSELSLIEAFQKRHPDLLQLACFDTAFHRTMPRVAQLLPIPRRFDAQGIRRYGFHGLSYAYLMDELGRVAGTEAAQGKVILAHLGSGASLAAVREGKSLDTSMGFTPTAGLPMGTRPGDLDPGVAWYLMKTEKLSPTQFNKVINHESGLLGVSETSSDMHDLLDRQAVDVRAAEAVELFCYQTRKWIGAFSAVLGGLETLVFSGGIGENASEVRARVCHGLDYLGIDLDEQRNVAHANIISTDTSRVTVRVIPTNEEKMIAQTVCRLLNAD, from the coding sequence CGAACGCGTATTGACCATCAACGGAGGCTCATCGAGTATCAAGTTTGCGGTGTATGACGCTGGTGAATCGCCTAAACGAGGACTCTATGGCCATATCGACCGAATCGGCCTGCCGGATACTAAACTTACGTTTACCGACTCCACTGCCGATCAACCATCAACGTGCCTGGTAAAGGCTACCAATCATGCATCGGCGGTAAATTTCCTGATCAACTGGCTCGAAAAACAGGCTGTTTTTTCGTCGATTAAAGCGGTCGGCCATCGGATTGTTCATGGCATGGAACATCAGGAACCGGAACGGATTACACCATCACTGCTTGATGAACTGCATCGCATTAGCGCCTATGATCCCGATCACCTGCCCAGTGAACTTTCCCTGATTGAGGCCTTCCAAAAGCGCCATCCCGATTTACTACAGCTTGCCTGTTTTGACACCGCTTTTCACCGAACAATGCCCCGCGTTGCTCAACTGTTGCCTATCCCAAGACGCTTCGACGCCCAGGGAATCCGACGCTATGGTTTTCATGGGTTATCGTATGCGTATCTGATGGACGAACTGGGTCGGGTGGCCGGTACCGAAGCTGCCCAGGGTAAAGTTATTCTGGCGCATTTAGGGAGTGGGGCGAGTTTGGCTGCGGTTCGGGAGGGGAAAAGTCTGGATACAAGCATGGGGTTCACGCCCACAGCTGGGTTACCTATGGGCACCCGCCCCGGCGATCTTGACCCCGGAGTAGCCTGGTATCTGATGAAAACAGAAAAGCTATCGCCCACCCAATTCAATAAAGTAATCAATCACGAATCCGGTTTGCTCGGCGTATCCGAAACCAGTTCGGATATGCACGATTTGCTGGACCGACAGGCGGTTGATGTCCGGGCGGCCGAGGCCGTCGAGCTGTTCTGCTACCAAACCCGAAAGTGGATCGGGGCCTTCTCGGCCGTGCTGGGTGGACTCGAAACCCTGGTGTTTTCGGGCGGCATCGGAGAGAACGCTTCCGAGGTGCGCGCCCGTGTTTGTCATGGACTTGACTACTTAGGAATTGACCTGGACGAACAACGTAACGTGGCCCATGCAAACATCATTTCGACCGATACAAGTCGGGTCACCGTCCGCGTCATTCCAACCAACGAGGAAAAAATGATTGCCCAAACCGTCTGCCGACTTTTAAATGCTGATTAG